GAAGAAAGAAATATGAACTAATATTTCTGTAGAAAGGAGGTGCGCCATGACTGCATCCGCTGCCACCAACACGGCCACCGCTGGCGAGCAGACCGCCAATGCGGCGGTCGTGCTCTCGAAGGCGGTCGCCCGCGCTGCCGAACGCCTCGGCGTTTCGCGTGCGCTGCTTGCCAAGGTCCTGGGGGTGAGCCCGGCGACCATCACGCGGCTCCATGCCGGCGACTACCAGCTCGAGCAGCACCGCAAGGAGTGGGAGTTCGCGCTGCTGTTCGTGCGCCTGTTCCGCTCGCTCGATTCCATCGTGGGCGAGGAGAAGACCGCGCGCGCGTGGCTCAACAGCGACAACAAGGCGCTCAACGCGCGCCCCATCGAACTCATCGGCCAGACCGAAGGACTCGTCCGTGTCGTCCACTATCTGGACGCCGCTCGCGGTCTCGTCTGAAGCGCGCGCCTGGGCAGCGCCGGCCTGGCGCATGGTCGAAGCCCAGCACGTCGCCTCGACCATGAAGATCGTCGACGACGCGGCCGAACAGGACGTGCTGGAGCAACTGCTCGAGTCCAGCAAGCCTCCTCGGCCTTCCGGTGTCCCCACGCTGGACTACCTGCTCGCCTCGCCGTTTCGATATGACCCGAGGCGGGGCGGTTCGCGCTTTCGGGGCGCCACCGACCCCGGCGTGTTCTACGGCGCGCAGGGTGTGCGCACGGCCTGCGCCGAGCTGGGGTACTGGCGCTGGAAATTCCTCCACGACGCAGTCGATCTGGAGCGAATCGAGCCCGTGGCCCACACCGCATTTCGGGTCAGGCTCGCCGCCGTGGTCGCCGACCTGCGCGAGCCACCCTTTGCCATCGACCTCGATGCCTGGAAGCATCCCACCGACTACGGCGCCACCCAGGCCTTTGCCCGCGTCGCGCGCGAGGCCCGGATCGGCGGAATCGTTTATCCGTCGGTGCGCGATCCGGAACCGGCGTGGTGCATCGCCGTTCTCGATGCCGCCGCGTTCGCGTCACCCAGGCCCGATCCGGGCAAGCAGACCTGGTGGCTCGCCGTGCTGCAGGATGGCGTGGTGTGGCGACGCGACAGCGAGCGGCTGGTCTTTGCCGCAAGGCGTTGGCGGACCTGAGCTCCGAAACGACGAGGTCGCTTCCCGGCTCATGCGGGCGAGGTCGTAACGATGGCGCGTCCGTCGGAGGGGCCCGATACAATGGCGCCCATCATGCGATCACACCCTGCCTCCGACGCCGTGCTTTCCGCCGGCGAATCAACGATCTCCAGCATTCTCGACGGTGCCGTCACGGGCCGCCGGGTCGCCCCCTTCCTGCCCATGTCGCGCCAGGAGATGGACGCGCTCGGCTGGGACGAATGCGACATCATTCTCGTCACCGGCGACGCCTACATCGACCACCCGAGCTTCGGCATGGCGCTTGTCGGGCGCCTGCTGGAGGCGCACGGCTTTCGCGTCGGCATCCTCAGCCAGCCCGACTGGCACTCCGCCGAGCCCTTCCGCGCGCTCGGCAGGCCGCGGCTGTACTTCGGCATCACCGCGGGCAACATGGACTCGCTGGTCAACCGCTACACGTCCGACCGCAAGATCCGCTCCGACGACGCCTACACGCCCAACGCCGAGGCCGGCAAGCGGCCGGATCGCGCGGTGACGGTGTACGCCCAGCGTGCGCGCGAGGCCTATCCCGGCACGCCGATCGTGATCGGCAGCATCGAGGCCTCGCTGCGCCGCATCGCGCACTACGACTACTGGTCTGACAAGGTGCGACGCTCCGTGCTGCCCGACTCCAAGGCCGACATCCTGCTCTTCGGCAACGCCGAGCGCGCGCTGGTGGCGCTGACCCATCGCCTGGACGCGGGCGAGCCGGTCGAGTCCATCCGCGACCTGCGCGGCACGGCCTTCATGGTCAGGCCGGGCTGGCGGCCGTCGGACGAGTGGCACGCGCTCGACTCGCGCACGCTCGACAAGCCCGGCCGCATCGACGCCCACCCCGACCCCTACGCCATGGAGCCGGCCGCCGCCGCGCCCAAGCCCGCCGCCGACGGCGCCCAGCCGGTGCGGATCGTGCCGGCCGCCGAGCGCCTGGCCGCGCGCCGCGCGGACCGCGCACGCACGGTGATCCGGCTGCCGTCCTACGAGGAGGTCAAGGACGACCCGGTGCTCTACGCCCACGCCTCGCGGGTGTTCCACCTCGAGTCCAACCCGGGCAACGCGCGCGCGCTCGTGCAGTGCCACGGCGAAGGCCCCGGCGCGCGCGACGTGTGGATCAACCCGCCGCCGGTGCCGCTGACCACGCCCGAGATGGACTTCGTCTATGACCGGCCCTATGCCCGTGCGCCGCACCCGAGCTACGGCGATGCGCGCATCCCGGCCTGGGACATGATCAAGTTCTCCATCAACATCATGCGCGGCTGCTTCGGCGGCTGTACCTTCTGCTCGATCACCGAGCACGAGGGGCGCATCATCCAGAGCCGCTCGCACGAGTCGATCATCCACGAGATCGAGGAGATCCGCGACAAGTCGCCGGACTTCAAGGGTCACATCACCGACCTCGGCGGACCCACCGCCAACATGTACCGCATGGCGTGCAAGAGCAAGGCGATCGAGGAGAACTGCCGCCGCCTGTCCTGCGTGTATCCGGGGATCTGCGAGAACCTGAACACCGACCACTCCTCTCTGGTCGAGC
This genomic stretch from Thauera sp. GDN1 harbors:
- a CDS encoding YgiQ family radical SAM protein — encoded protein: MSRQEMDALGWDECDIILVTGDAYIDHPSFGMALVGRLLEAHGFRVGILSQPDWHSAEPFRALGRPRLYFGITAGNMDSLVNRYTSDRKIRSDDAYTPNAEAGKRPDRAVTVYAQRAREAYPGTPIVIGSIEASLRRIAHYDYWSDKVRRSVLPDSKADILLFGNAERALVALTHRLDAGEPVESIRDLRGTAFMVRPGWRPSDEWHALDSRTLDKPGRIDAHPDPYAMEPAAAAPKPAADGAQPVRIVPAAERLAARRADRARTVIRLPSYEEVKDDPVLYAHASRVFHLESNPGNARALVQCHGEGPGARDVWINPPPVPLTTPEMDFVYDRPYARAPHPSYGDARIPAWDMIKFSINIMRGCFGGCTFCSITEHEGRIIQSRSHESIIHEIEEIRDKSPDFKGHITDLGGPTANMYRMACKSKAIEENCRRLSCVYPGICENLNTDHSSLVELYRKARAVPGIKRITIGSGLRYDLAVRSSEYVKELVTHHVSGLLKIAPEHTEENTLSKMMKPGIGAYEEFRQMFEKFSAQAGKKQHLVPYFIAAHPGTTDEDMLNLALWLKKHNFRLDQVQTFLPTPMALATTMYHSRKNPLRKVSADSEAVETARAGKIRKLHKAFLRWHDPENWPILREGLMRMGRADLIGNGPNCLVPRHQPAAVAKPCRKQEGTQKAGSPGVPGRKPGPVQPGPRQEGARAGSGRQDGARRGKR
- a CDS encoding antitoxin Xre/MbcA/ParS toxin-binding domain-containing protein gives rise to the protein MTASAATNTATAGEQTANAAVVLSKAVARAAERLGVSRALLAKVLGVSPATITRLHAGDYQLEQHRKEWEFALLFVRLFRSLDSIVGEEKTARAWLNSDNKALNARPIELIGQTEGLVRVVHYLDAARGLV
- a CDS encoding RES family NAD+ phosphorylase, whose product is MVEAQHVASTMKIVDDAAEQDVLEQLLESSKPPRPSGVPTLDYLLASPFRYDPRRGGSRFRGATDPGVFYGAQGVRTACAELGYWRWKFLHDAVDLERIEPVAHTAFRVRLAAVVADLREPPFAIDLDAWKHPTDYGATQAFARVAREARIGGIVYPSVRDPEPAWCIAVLDAAAFASPRPDPGKQTWWLAVLQDGVVWRRDSERLVFAARRWRT